One Williamsia phyllosphaerae DNA segment encodes these proteins:
- a CDS encoding MarR family winged helix-turn-helix transcriptional regulator: MSVNGQPVGSVEGSSESDTSVADWLSATEQAAWRSFVDGSHELIGALDRALNADAGLSFEEYRILVILSENDTLRMSDLSRGGLASRSTVSRQVSRLVERGDVERLPDVNDARNRLVRISELGRERLHEAAKDHVRLVRRYMFDHLAPEQVVEMTRILTTVRNTIDEPDVR; the protein is encoded by the coding sequence GTGAGTGTGAACGGTCAGCCTGTCGGCTCCGTCGAGGGTTCCTCGGAGTCGGACACGTCGGTCGCGGACTGGCTCTCCGCGACCGAGCAGGCGGCATGGCGGTCGTTCGTCGACGGCTCCCACGAACTCATCGGAGCCCTCGACCGCGCTCTCAACGCTGACGCCGGCCTCAGCTTCGAGGAGTACCGGATCCTGGTGATTCTGTCGGAGAACGACACCCTGCGGATGTCGGACCTCTCACGCGGCGGGCTGGCCTCGCGTAGCACGGTGTCGAGACAGGTGTCGCGGCTCGTCGAGCGTGGCGACGTCGAGCGTCTCCCGGATGTCAACGACGCCCGCAACCGCCTGGTCCGTATCAGCGAGCTCGGCCGCGAGCGCCTGCACGAGGCCGCGAAAGACCATGTGCGCCTTGTCCGTCGGTACATGTTCGATCATCTGGCGCCGGAGCAGGTGGTCGAGATGACCCGCATCCTCACCACGGTCCGAAACACCATCGACGAGCCTGACGTACGCTGA
- a CDS encoding NAD(P)H-quinone oxidoreductase: MRIINIQGSGSSATLETDHAERPRPAAGEVLIAVAAAGVNRADLMQRQGLYPPPPGASEILGMEVSGTIAELGDGVEGFTVGDEVCALLAGGGYAEYVATPAGQVLPKPKGVDLVEAAGLPEVAATVYSNLFMAAGLQPDELVLLHGGASGIGTHAIQLTHALGARIAVTAGSKRKLDFCADLGATTTIDYNDQDFVDVVGDLGGADVILDIMGAKYLERNVSALADSGRLVIIGMQGGASAELNIGALLKKRGSVMATNLRGRPVDGPIGKSAVIAGVRDHTWPLVEAGRVRPIIDRTYPLEQARQAHQHLEDSAAIGKVLLTL; the protein is encoded by the coding sequence ATGCGCATCATCAACATCCAGGGGTCGGGTTCGTCGGCCACGCTCGAGACCGATCACGCCGAGCGGCCGAGGCCGGCAGCCGGCGAGGTACTCATCGCGGTGGCCGCGGCCGGCGTGAACCGCGCCGACCTGATGCAACGCCAGGGCCTCTACCCACCGCCGCCCGGTGCGAGCGAGATCCTGGGGATGGAGGTGTCGGGGACCATCGCCGAACTGGGCGATGGCGTCGAGGGCTTCACCGTCGGTGACGAGGTCTGTGCGCTGCTGGCAGGCGGCGGATACGCGGAGTACGTCGCCACTCCCGCAGGCCAGGTCCTGCCCAAGCCGAAGGGGGTCGACCTCGTCGAGGCCGCGGGACTGCCCGAGGTCGCGGCGACGGTCTACTCGAACCTGTTCATGGCCGCCGGTCTCCAGCCCGACGAACTGGTGCTGCTGCACGGCGGCGCCAGCGGCATCGGCACCCACGCCATCCAGCTCACACACGCGCTCGGAGCACGAATCGCGGTGACCGCGGGCTCGAAGCGCAAGCTCGACTTCTGCGCCGACCTCGGGGCCACCACGACCATCGATTACAACGACCAGGACTTCGTCGACGTGGTCGGTGACCTGGGCGGGGCCGACGTGATCCTCGACATCATGGGAGCGAAATATCTGGAGCGCAACGTCTCCGCGCTCGCCGACAGTGGACGTCTGGTCATCATCGGGATGCAGGGCGGTGCCAGCGCGGAGCTGAACATCGGCGCGTTGCTCAAGAAGCGCGGCTCGGTGATGGCCACCAACCTGCGGGGACGGCCGGTCGACGGCCCCATCGGGAAGTCGGCGGTCATCGCCGGGGTCCGGGACCACACCTGGCCCTTGGTCGAGGCCGGCCGCGTCCGGCCGATCATCGACCGCACCTACCCGCTCGAGCAGGCCCGCCAGGCGCACCAGCACCTCGAGGATAGCGCGGCGATCGGCAAGGTCCTGCTCACGCTCTGA